One region of Eretmochelys imbricata isolate rEreImb1 chromosome 2, rEreImb1.hap1, whole genome shotgun sequence genomic DNA includes:
- the SALL3 gene encoding sal-like protein 3, which translates to MSRRKQAKPQHLKSDEELQAEVVSEHAVPGEGADDGDSGNESRSGSEETNICEKCCAEFFKWTDFLEHKKNCTKNPLVLIVNEDEAAPPASEEFPELSPASSPSDQAESEAAEESVQPENNESCEIKNTEKEEEPMEVETSVEKSFQNQGTSNTATPLPQVPESTSMTNYNMPNTNVTLETLLSTKVAVAQFSQNARSAASANTNSGVTAMAIPMILEQLMALQQQQIHQLQLIEQIRSQVAMMNRQPLRPALNPVVPSQNTPVQASNQLQGFAASSALQLTIVSPTVVGQATSNQSSAFEGSQHISRPTSGASTPNITSNGSSAPAESSAPSSSNAITSVTPASASNTNSSSQPPNASTPPSVGHGNLTSASSLPNPLLPQTSSNSVIFPNPLVSIAATANALDPLSALMKHRKGKPPNVSVFEPKSSSEDPFFKHKCRFCAKVFGSDSALQIHLRSHTGERPFKCNICGNRFSTKGNLKVHFQRHKEKYPHIQMNPYPVPEYLDNVPTCSGIPYGMSLPPEKPVTTWLDSKPVLPTVPTSIGLQLPPTIPGVNSYGDSPSITPMSRSPQRPSPASSECTSLSPSLNNSESGIPVSADSPQPIHSGSSLTKTEPVTLPPTNARLGDLTVSGQVCTTSTSSIPTAVTDSSISTSLPNPVLPAMSDQFKAKFPFGGLLDSMQTSETSKLQQLVENIDKKMTDPNQCVICHRVLSCQSALKMHYRTHTGERPFKCKICGRAFTTKGNLKTHFGVHRAKPPLRVQHSCPICQKKFTNAVVLQQHIRMHMGGQIPNTPLPEGFQDAMDSELSYDEKNIETLSNYDDDIDENSMEEDPELKDTASDSSKPLISYSGSCPPSPPSVISSIAALENQMKMIDSVMNCQQLTSLKSIENGSGESDHLSNDSSSAVGDLESQSAGSPAMSESSSSIQALSPVNSNSESFRSKSPGLSNQGEPQEIQLKTEKPDSPPPATENGGALDLTSTNPGRPVIKEEAPFSLLFLNRERGPSQSTPSLVTSTAPTMIKMEVNGHSKPISLGEVPSLPAGIQVPAAPQTVMSPGITPMLAPPPRRTPKQHNCQSCGKTFSSASALQIHERTHTGEKPFGCTICGRAFTTKGNLKVHMGTHMWNNAPARRGRRLSVENPMALLGGDALKFSEMFQKDLAARAMNVDPNFWNQYAAAITNGLAMKNNEISVIQNGGIPQLPVSLGGSAIPSLSNITSGMDKARTGSSPPIVGLDKASSETGASRPFTRFIEDNKEIGIN; encoded by the exons ATGTCTCGGCGAAAGCAAGCGAAGCCCCAGCATCTCAAGTCGGACGAGGAGCTGCAGGCGGAGGTAGTTTCTGAGCACG CAGTCCCAGGAGAAGGAGCAGATGATGGTGATAGTGGGAATGAAAGCAGGAGTGGAAGTGAAGAAACCAACATTTGCGAAAAATGCTGTGCAGAATTCTTCAAGTGGACAGACTTCCTGGAGCACAAGAAGAATTGCACTAAAAACCCACTGGTGTTGATTGTGAATGAAGATGAAGCTGCACCGCCCGCCTCTGAGGAATTCCCCGAACTCTCGCCTGCTAGTTCTCCTAGTGATCAGGCAGAGAGTGAGGCTGCTGAAGAAAGTGTTCAGCCAGAGAACAACGAGAGCTGTGAGATAAAAAACACTGAAAAGGAAGAAGAGCCGATGGAGGTTGAAACTTCTGTGGAAAAGAGTTTCCAGAATCAAGGCACCTCAAACACAGCTACTCCTCTACCTCAGGTTCCTGAATCAACTTCCATGACAAATTATAACATGCCAAACACTAATGTTACATTAGAGACTCTACTGAGTACTAAAGTGGCGGTTGCACAGTTTTCACAGAATGCAAGGTCTGCAGCTTCTGCAAACACAAACAGTGGGGTTACTGCAATGGCCATCCCAATGATTCTAGAGCAGCTGATGGCATTGCAACAGCAACAAATTCACCAGCTCCAGCTAATTGAACAGATCCGCAGTCAGGTGGCAATGATGAACCGACAGCCGTTACGTCCCGCTCTGAACCCAGTAGTTCCTTCCCAGAATACTCCTGTGCAAGCTTCTAACCAGCTCCAAGGATTTGCAGCAAGTTCTGCTCTTCAGCTAACCATTGTTTCTCCCACCGTTGTGGGACAGGCCACTAGCAATCAGTCTTCTGCCTTTGAGGGTTCTCAGCACATCTCAAGGCCTACATCTGGAGCAAGCACACCTAATATAACCAGCAATGGCTCTTCTGCCCCAGCTGAATCAAGTGCACCCTCCTCCTCTAATGCAATTACATCAGTCACTCCTGCTTCTGCATCAAATACTAATAGTTCTTCACAGCCCCCAAATGCTTCAACTCCACCTTCAGTAGGACATGGAAATCTCACCTCAGCTTCCAGCCTGCCAAACCCACTTCTACCTCAGACTTCATCAAATAGTGTGATCTTCCCCAACCCACTGGTTAGCATTGCTGCAACGGCTAATGCATTAGATCCTCTATCTGCCCTTATGAAGCACCGCAAAGGAAAGCCACCAAATGTGTCAGTGTTTGAACCCAAGTCAAGCTCGGAGGAtccattttttaaacataaatgtaGATTTTGTGCCAAGGTCTTTGGAAGtgacagtgctttacaaatacaCCTACGTtcacacacaggagagagacctttTAAATGTAACATATGTGGAAATCGCTTTTCCACAAAAGGCAATCTGAAAGTTCATTTTCAGAGACATAAGGAGAAATATCCCCACATTCAAATGAATCCATATCCTGTTCCAGAATACCTCGACAATGTGCCCACTTGCTCTGGAATTCCGTATGGAATGTCACTGCCGCCTGAAAAACCAGTTACAACATGGTTGGATAGTAAGCCTGTGTTACCGACTGTTCCAACTTCTATTGGGCTACAGCTTCCTCCCACTATACCTGGTGTTAACAGTTATGGAGATTCTCCAAGTATTACTCCTATGAGCAGGTCACCCCAGAGGCCATCTCCTGCTTCAAGTGAATGCACTTCTTTATCTCCAAGCCTAAACAATTCTGAATCGGGCATTCCAGTGTCTGCTGACTCACCACAGCCAATTCacagtggctcttctctgactaAAACCGAACCTGTCACTTTGCCTCCCACAAATGCAAGGTTAGGAGACCTTACTGTAAGTGGGCAAGTTTGTACCACTTCCACATCTTCAATTCCTACTGCTGTTACAGATAGCAGCATTTCAACAAGCCTCCCAAACCCCGTGCTTCCAGCAATGTCTGACCAGTTCAAGGCAAAGTTTCCATTTGGTGGTCTACTAGACTCTATGCAAACATCAGAAACCTCAAAACTACAACAGCTAGTAGAGAACATTGATAAGAAGATGACAGATCCAAATCAATGTGTCATTTGTCACCGTGTGCTTAGTTGTCAGAGTGCTCTCAAGATGCATTACAGAACACATACGGGAGAAAGAccatttaaatgcaaaatttgTGGACGTGCCTTTACTACAAAAGGCAATCTAAAAACACATTTTGGAGTTCATCGAGCCAAGCCACCACTAAGAGTACAACATTCATGTCCCATTTGTCAGAAGAAATTTACAAATGCTGTTGTTCTCCAGCAACATATTCGTATGCATATGGGTGGACAAATTCCAAACACACCATTACCAGAGGGCTTCCAAGATGCAATGGACTCAGAGCTTTCCTATGATGAAAAGAATATTGAAACACTGAGCAACTACGATGATGACATTGATGAAAATTCTATGGAAGAGGACCCAGAATTAAAGGACACAGCAAGTGACTCATCCAAACCACTTATATCTTACTCCGGGTCTTGTCCTCCCTCACCGCCTTCTGTAATTTCCAGTATTGCTGCTCTGGAGAATCAAATGAAAATGATTGATTCTGTCATGAACTGTCAGCAGCTGACCAGTTTAAAATCCATAGAAAATGGATCAGGtgaaagtgaccatttgagcaatGATTCCTCATCAGCTGTTGGTGATCTCGAAAGCCAGAGTGCAGGCAGCCCTGCAATGTCAGAATCTTCTTCCTCCATACAAGCTTTGTCTCCTGTAAACAGCAATAGTGAAAGTTTTAGATCAAAGTCCCCAGGTCTTAGCAACCAGGGAGAACCACAGGAAATACAATTAAAGACAGAAAAACCTGATAGTCCACCACCTGCTACTGAAAATGGAGGTGCTTTAGATCTGACATCCACCAACCCGGGAAGGCCTGTCATCAAAGAGGAGGCTCCTTTTAGCCTGCTGTTCCTGAACAGAGAACGTG GTCCCAGCCAAAGTACTCCTAGCCTGGTCACCAGCACTGCGCCTACCATGATCAAAATGGAAGTGAATGGTCACAGCAAGCCGATCTCACTGGGTGAGGTTCCCTCGCTTCCAGCTGGAATCCAGGTTCCTGCTGCACCACAGACAGTGATGAGTCCTGGCATCACTCCTATGCTGGCACCCCCGCCACGTCGGACTCCCAAGCAACACAACTGTCAATCGTGTGGGAAGACCTTCTCCTCAGCAAGTGCACTCCAGATACATGAACGCACCCATACTGGTGAAAAgccatttggttgcacaatctgTGGTAGAGCTTTTACCACAAAAGGGAATCTTAAG GTTCACATGGGAACTCATATGTGGAATAATGCCCCTGCAAGACGTGGTCGTCGACTATCCGTGGAAAACCCAATGGCTTTGTTAGGTGGTGATGCTCTGAAGTTTTCTGAAATGTTCCAAAAGGATTTGGCAGCTCGGGCAATGAATGTTGACCCAAATTTTTGGAACCAGTATGCTGCAGCTATCACTAATGGACTTGCTATGAAGAACAATGAGATTTCTGTCATACAGAACGGAggcattccccagctcccagtaAGTTTAGGTGGAAGTGCCATTCCATCTTTAAGTAACATTACCAGTGGCATGGACAAAGCTCGCACTGGCAGCAGCCCTCCCATTGTTGGTCTGGACAAAGCAAGTTCTGAAACTGGAGCCAGTCGTCCATTCACAAGATTTATTGAGGATAACAAAGAGATTGGCATAAATTAA